The Gadus macrocephalus chromosome 13, ASM3116895v1 genome includes a window with the following:
- the LOC132470385 gene encoding inter-alpha-trypsin inhibitor heavy chain H3-like has translation MKNNHCIMTLRIKVLCITQLNLYYDKMGKIVVQLALLGLMLAVVYTLPNKEDWDIYKYHINSTVTDGYAITIITSRVVNRRDQPTEIEFHVKIPKNAFISQFKMLIEGQMYDGVVKAKEEAQQQYSEAMSRGQSAGLVSSVGRSLEEFTTSVTVAAHQKVTFELTHEELLKRRLGQYELQIYARPMQPVNDFKIDVSIYEQPDIVFSEVKGGLNNPNLATISAAESQNQLDVHFHPTVEQQTLCGACGDDGLNGDLVIVYDVFRDDTLGHLKESDGFFVHHFAPTGLARISKNVIFVIDQSGSMQGRKMRQTRAALVHILADLAMDDYFGLITFNHAVHPWKRELVQANEHNVGIAKEFARTIEDRGSTDINSALLEGAKMLNQNPRDGSASILILLTDGDPTTGERNPVIIQKNVMRAINKKFPLYCLGFGHDVNFEFLEKMSLENSGVARRIYDDTDADLQLKGFYAEVATPLLTNVMLIYEGGANLTQTNFSHYYNGSEIVVAGQITDNNIETFSPRVVAISGNKHVEFSETNSSTVMTASMSESNTRRLWAYLTVKQLLDKELQLDGEEKERAKQEVLELSLKYRFVTPHTSMVVTKPPGENAQVLHKPKEGEKHPSPQGGSFGFVQSSAHYDDPSFTAPRLHGMANRRRQGTKSGRKSVYHV, from the exons GAGGACTGGGACATCTACAAATACCATATCAACTCCACAGTGACCGACGGCTATGCCATCACTATCATCACCAGCCGCGTGGTCAATCGCAGGGATCAGCCAACGGAAATAGAATTCCACGTCAAGATTCCAAAGAACGCCTTCATTAGTCAATTCAAAAT GTTGATCGAGGGTCAGATGTACGACGGAGTGGTAAAGGCCAAGGAAGAGGCTCAGCAGCAGTACAGCGAGGCCATGTCCCGTGGTCAGAGCGCTGGGCTCGTCAG TTCTGTTGGGAGATCCCTCGAGGAGTTTACGACCTCTGTCACTGTGGCTGCTCACCAAAAAGTGACCTTCGAGCTCACCCATGAGGAGCTGCTGAAGAGGAGGCTCGGGCAGTATGAGCTCCAGATCTACGCTCGGCCCATGCAGCCGGTCAATGATTTCAAG ATTGATGTTAGCATCTATGAACAACCAGACATAGTGTTCTCAGAGGTTAAAGGAGGATTAAACAACCCTAATCTTGCTACCATCAGTGCCGCAGAAAGTCAAAATCAG TTGGATGTCCATTTCCACCCAACAGTGGAGCAGCAGACTCTTTGCGGGGCCTGTGGAGATGACGGTTTGAACGGAGATTTGGTGATTGTATATGATGTCTTCAGGGATGACACATTGGGACACCTCAAG GAATCGGACGGGTTTTTTGTCCATCACTTTGCTCCAACCGGATTGGCCCGCATTTCAAAGAACGTCATCTTCGTCATCGATCAAAGTGGCTCAATGCAAGGCAGGAAGATGCGCCAG ACTCGTGCTGCATTAGTTCATATCCTTGCAGACCTGGCGATGGATGACTATTTTGGTTTGATAACTTTCAACCACGCCGTCCATCCATGGAAGAGGGAACTTGTCCAGGCTAACGAACACAATGTTGGTATTGCAAAAGAGTTTGCACGAACAATCGAAGATCGCGGAT CGACGGACATTAATTCTGCCTTGTTGGAAGGTGCAAAAATGCTAAATCAAAACCCCCGAGATGGTTCAGCATCTATTCTTATTCTGCTCACCGATGGAGACCCTACCACTG GGGAAAGAAATCCTGTAATAATACAGAAGAATGTGATGCGGGCCATCAATAAGAAGTTTCCATTGTACTGTCTTGGTTTTGGTCATGATGTCAATTTTGAATTCCTGGAGAAAATGTCCCTGGAAAACAGCGGAGTAGCACGACGCATCTACGATGACACTGATGCCGATCTCCAGCTGAAG GGTTTCTATGCAGAGGTGGCTACTCCTCTGTTAACCAACGTGATGTTGATCTATGAAGGCGGGGCTAATCTCACACAGACTAATTTCAGCCACTATTACAACGGCTCTGAGATTGTTGTCGCTGGCCAGATCACCGACAACAATATTGAGACGTTCTCTCCACGGGTTGTAGCCATCTCG ggaaacaaacatgtGGAATTTTCTGAAACAAATTCCAGTACTGTAATGACAGCATCTATGTCAGAGAGCAACACCAGAAGGCTTTGGGCCTACCTGACAGTAAAGCAGCTGCTGGATAAAGA GTTACAGCTAGATGGTGAGGAAAAGGAACGGGCCAAACAGGAGGTGCTTGAACTGTCTCTGAAGTACCGATTTGTGACTCCACACACCTCCATGGTGGTGACAAAACCTCCCGGAGAGAACGCACAAGTGCTCCATAAACCCAAGGAAGGAGAAAAGCATCCATCGCCTCAAGGGGGATCTTTTGGATTTGTTCAGTCCTCAGCGCATTACGATG ATCCCTCTTTCACAGCGCCAAGATTACATG GAATGGCAAATCGTCGTCGTCAGGGCACTAAGTCAGGGCGTAAGTCTGTTTATCATGTATAA